From Asterias rubens chromosome 3, eAstRub1.3, whole genome shotgun sequence, the proteins below share one genomic window:
- the LOC117288605 gene encoding signal peptidase complex catalytic subunit SEC11A, translating into MVSFEFLDEVRRMNKRQLFYQVLNFGMIVSSALMIWKGLMVVTGSESPIVVVLSGSMEPAFHRGDLLFLTNYQEDPIRVGEIVVFKIEGRDIPIVHRVLKLHEQESGDMKFLTKGDNNMVDDRGLYAPGQLWLQRKDVIGRARGFVPFVGIVTILMNDYPKFKYIVLAGLGLFVLIHRE; encoded by the exons ATGGTGTCGTTTGAGTTTCTAGACGAAGTTAGGCGCATGAATAAACGTCAG CTATTCTACCAGGTGCTTAATTTTGGAATGATTGTGTCGTCAGCGTTGATGATATGGAAAGGTCTGATGGTAGTTACAGGCAGTGAAAGTCCTATTGTTGTAGTATTAAG CGGAAGCATGGAGCCAGCATTCCACAGAGGCGATCTCCTATTCCTCACCAATTATCAAGAAGACCCAATCCGAGTCGGTGAAATCGTCGTCTTTAAGATTGAGGGGCGAGACATTCCCATTGTCCACAGGGTGCTCAAGCTTCATGAACA GGAAAGTGGAGACATGAAATTTCTGACGAAAGGCGATAACAACATGGTGGATGACAGGGGGCTTTACGCGCCGGGACAACTCTGGCTTCAAAGAAAAGATGTGATAGGACGAGCCCGTGGCTTTGTACCCTTCGTAGGCATAGTTACAATTCTTATGAATGACTACCCTAAATTTAAG taTATTGTTCTAGCTGGACTTGGTTTGTTTGTGTTGATCCATCGAGAATGA
- the LOC117288048 gene encoding cholinesterase 1-like, translating to MLDCEDGEIKKGLATNMGEIALCDVTDDVIITSCRRPTCRQCITRNARNINIDTYIGVPFAEPPTGAQRFRPPVALESWEGTWNATFARDACAQAIIRSSEDCLHLNVYVPENAPPGAAVMVWFHGGGYSLGISTSTSYDPISLLSVASDVIFVSANYRLGVLGFLSTGDASSPGNYGLLDQVEALKWVQINIAAFGGDPSRVTIFGESAGAASVSLHLVSPLTQGYFNRAIMQSGTFLSPWAFDYSRKSERSLSVAKTLAGRVNCPTDSTSDMVTCLRSVPDSVIIDAQQQMISEAATTTSDLVFKPVVDDFYVTDAPDVLLQKGALHPADILIGTNRDEGSLFALNVYSSTHLNTDKPPIIPLVVLRDLLPGFSNYNHPQLLSAIEHHYIDWSIADNSTEDQYQAFASMTTDNAFVCPTDNFARMAAASGNRTVFMYHLTHVPQRSMISITGNIGPKWLGVGHAEDLQFIFMYGLNSERAFVQSPEDLQVGLQMVEYWTNFIKHGSPDEPNTTPSDPWTPYRPPSSTVYKELSSTMKNGRALKAKACEFWNSYLPKLATFTANSTDLKADWSNEVTRWQEQDMADWYTSFNSYKDGVQ from the exons ATGCTTGACTGTGAGG ATGGAGAGATCAAGAAGGGACTTGCTACCAACATGGGCGAGATTGCTCTATGTGATGtcactgatgacgtcattattacATCATGCCGCCGCCCAACCTGCCGTCAATGTATCACAAGGAATGCT AGAAACATCAACATAGATACGTACATTGGCGTACCCTTCGCCGAACCACCAACCGGGGCCCAGCGCTTCAGGCCCCCGGTAGCCCTTGAGTCATGGGAGGGAACGTGGAACGCAACTTTCGCGAGAGACGCATGTGCTCAGGCGATAATACGAAGCAGTGAAGACTGTCTGCACCTCAACGTTTACGTGCCAGAAAATGCG CCCCCAGGTGCAGCAGTTATGGTATGGTTCCATGGAGGGGGTTACAGCCTGGGCATAAGTACCTCGACGTCTTACGACCCCATCTCGCTTCTGAGCGTGGCTAGTGACGTCATTTTTGTCTCTGCAAACTACCGTCTTGGGGTTTTGGGATTTCTCTCGACTG GAGACGCATCATCACCGGGAAACTACGGGTTGTTGGACCAGGTTGAAGCCCTGAAGTGGGTGCAGATAAATATCGCAG CGTTTGGAGGTGATCCATCCAGAGTCACCATCTTTGGTGAGAGCGCAGGAGCAGCTAGTGTGTCCTTACATCTGGTGTCTCCTCTCACCCAGGGTTATTTCAACAGAGcaatcatgcaa AGCGGCACGTTTTTATCACCATGGGCTTTTGATTACAGCCGTAAGAGCGAAAGAAGTTTATCCGTAGCGAAGACTCTTGCCGGCCGAGTGAACTGCCCGACGGATTCCACCAGCGACATGGTGACGTGTCTGCGCAGTGTACCCGATTCAGTCATCATTGACGCACAACAACAG ATGATAAGTGAGGCAGCCACCACGACGAGTGACCTAGTTTTCAAGCCGGTTGTAGACGACTTCTACGTCACCGACGCACCGGATGTTCTGTTACAGAAGGGCGCCCTCCACCCAGCTGACATCTTAATTGGCACAAATAGAGACGAAGGGTCACTGTTTGCGCTGAACGTGTATTCCAG CACTCATCTGAACACGGACAAACCCCCTATAATTCCTCTAGTGGTCCTAAGAGATCTTCTCCCGGGCTTCTCCAACTACAACCACCCGCAACTCCTGAGCGCCATCGAACATCACTACATAGACTGGTCCATCGCAGACAACTCGACCGAGGATCAGTACCAAGCATTCGCCTCCATGACGACTGACAACGCGTTCGTCTGCCCCACGGATAACTTCGCTCGGATGGCGGCAGCGAGCGGCAACCGCACCGTGTTCATGTACCACCTGACCCACGTTCCGCAACGCTCTATGATCAGCATTACTGGAAACATAGGACCGAAGTGGCTCGGGGTGGGCCATGCCGAAGACTTGCAGTTTATATTCATGTATGGGCTCAATTCTGAGAGGGCGTTCGTTCAGTCGCCAGAAGACTTACAGGTCGGGCTACAGATGGTTGAATATTGGACTAATTTCATCAAGCATGG atcCCCAGATGAACCCAACACTACTCCGTCGGACCCCTGGACCCCCTACCGACCCCCTTCATCTACGGTATACAAAGAGTTGTCATCTACCATGAAAAATGGTCGGGCGCTCAAGGCCAAAGCATGCGAATTCTGGAACTCATATTTACCGAAACTAGCAACATTTACAG cTAACAGTACCGATCTGAAAGCTGATTGGTCAAATGAAGTCACGAGGTGGCAGGAGCAAGATATGGCCGACTGGTATACGTCTTTCAATAGTTACAAAGATGGCGTCCAGTGA